The following are from one region of the Chromobacterium phragmitis genome:
- a CDS encoding aerolysin family beta-barrel pore-forming toxin gives MQLTRLVLSVAVASAFFHPPVMAADTVPQYSDVLFSDMSPDNESTIQKIVTSSSFFQPWANLAHFMGYGWVGGNTNQNTLVGKEFEYRRIDTMLDNLSMPDNKYRYMMNARYDPNGPGGYWADKRFRIAFSNIQWMMEPDDMKLDAPQLYNKKPIKVVTVLLENYGNETDTGVANLKYDSTVSWSKADKIAVSGKVTVTNKWSAGLPLIGGAESSVAVEIASGADWTTTNGTSTTTSQTAEYRAVLPAKSKRLITLTLFEQKANIPYSSRMFMTYDAELYNFLRYSDNALNGHPSNRPFYLAKFGGKDGLNGAQDLLSQYLNPATSKWDWPWAVNQYSKSTIENTIGAISKRKFKQQFTGVFTAVDSTGYTISAGPVEPLEAKSAALSAPSARSATAQVGLQYRVLGDLNDVSGKVKNLRFSFGKGQAKPSAATPFR, from the coding sequence ATGCAACTGACCAGATTGGTGCTGTCCGTAGCAGTGGCGTCCGCTTTCTTTCACCCGCCGGTTATGGCTGCGGATACGGTGCCGCAGTATAGCGATGTACTGTTCTCCGACATGTCGCCGGATAATGAGTCGACTATCCAGAAGATAGTCACATCCAGCAGTTTCTTTCAGCCATGGGCGAATCTCGCGCACTTCATGGGTTATGGTTGGGTGGGCGGCAATACCAACCAGAACACGTTGGTAGGCAAGGAGTTTGAATATCGCCGCATCGACACCATGCTGGACAATCTGTCGATGCCGGATAATAAATACCGCTACATGATGAACGCCAGGTACGACCCTAACGGACCAGGCGGCTATTGGGCGGACAAGCGATTCCGCATCGCCTTCTCCAATATCCAGTGGATGATGGAGCCGGACGACATGAAGCTGGACGCCCCGCAGTTGTATAACAAAAAGCCGATCAAAGTCGTGACCGTGCTGCTGGAGAACTATGGCAATGAAACCGACACCGGCGTGGCAAACCTGAAGTACGACTCCACCGTCAGTTGGTCGAAGGCGGACAAGATCGCCGTGAGCGGCAAGGTGACTGTCACCAACAAGTGGAGCGCCGGCCTGCCGCTGATCGGCGGCGCGGAGTCGTCGGTTGCGGTGGAGATCGCCTCTGGCGCGGACTGGACCACAACCAACGGCACCAGCACCACCACGTCGCAGACGGCGGAGTACCGCGCGGTGCTGCCAGCCAAGAGCAAGCGGCTGATCACCCTGACCTTGTTCGAACAGAAAGCGAACATTCCCTACAGTTCCCGAATGTTCATGACCTACGACGCCGAGCTGTACAACTTCTTGCGCTACAGCGACAACGCGCTCAACGGGCATCCTTCCAACCGACCGTTCTATCTGGCCAAGTTTGGGGGCAAGGACGGTTTGAACGGCGCGCAGGACCTGCTGTCGCAATATCTGAACCCCGCCACGTCCAAGTGGGATTGGCCGTGGGCAGTGAATCAATACAGCAAGAGCACGATAGAAAACACGATAGGGGCCATCTCCAAGCGCAAGTTCAAGCAGCAATTCACCGGCGTGTTCACCGCGGTGGATTCCACCGGTTATACCATCAGCGCAGGTCCGGTGGAGCCGCTGGAGGCCAAGTCGGCGGCATTGAGCGCCCCGAGCGCGCGCAGCGCCACCGCGCAGGTGGGGCTGCAGTACAGGGTATTGGGAGATCTGAACGATGTCTCCGGCAAGGTGAAGAATCTGCGCTTCAGCTTTGGCAAGGGGCAAGCGAAACCTTCCGCAGCGACGCCGTTCCGTTGA
- a CDS encoding molybdopterin-dependent oxidoreductase, with product MPSLIRALSLLLLFAACPSQAESPLLAKPAGKVVLTISGQISNKNQGNDAAFDMAMLSRLPQHTIATRTPWLPGVSRFTGPYLQDVLTLVGAKGRTLRAIALNDYKTDIPLEDAARYQVVLAWLLNGKPMSVRDKGPLFIVYPYDSQPALRSEVFYSRSAWQLKSLQVE from the coding sequence ATGCCCTCCCTCATCCGAGCCTTATCGCTGTTGCTGCTCTTCGCCGCCTGCCCAAGCCAGGCCGAGAGCCCATTGTTGGCAAAACCAGCCGGCAAGGTGGTGCTGACCATCAGCGGGCAGATCAGCAATAAGAACCAAGGCAACGACGCGGCGTTCGACATGGCCATGCTCTCGCGGCTGCCCCAGCACACCATCGCCACCCGCACCCCCTGGCTGCCAGGAGTCAGCCGTTTCACCGGCCCTTACCTGCAGGATGTGCTGACGCTGGTCGGCGCCAAAGGCCGCACGCTGCGCGCCATTGCCCTCAACGATTACAAGACCGACATCCCGCTGGAGGATGCCGCTCGCTACCAAGTGGTGCTGGCTTGGCTGCTCAACGGCAAACCGATGTCCGTGCGGGACAAAGGACCGCTGTTCATCGTTTACCCCTACGACAGCCAGCCGGCGCTGCGCTCCGAAGTGTTCTATAGTCGCTCGGCCTGGCAGTTGAAATCGCTGCAGGTGGAGTGA
- a CDS encoding alkaline phosphatase D family protein: MDRRNFLKAAVAGGGALLGGGGIAGPSLIVPDRQRPQVASGIQIGDVGADKAIIWARADRTARMLVEWDVSERFADPRKLRGPWATEATDFTTRIDLSGLPAGEQLFVRVRYEDAASPRALSESLLGRFRTAPRQPRDLRFVWSGDTAGQGFGINPDWGGMRIYETMRRQQPDFFVHCGDTIYADGPMAAEMTVEEGKIWRNLITPEVSKVAETLDEYRGRYRYNLLDDNVRRFAAEVPQIWQWDDHEVVNNWSGSKNLADDARYLEKSIGVLQARATRAFMEYAPLRHYGDRDSERVYRRLPQGPLLDVFVVDMRSYRDPNGANLQAEGEPGGSFMGREQLQWLLEGLKSSRAVWKAVMADMPLALLVGDGKNADGGPRWEAMANGDPGQPRGRELELAWLLREIKRQGIRNVVWFTADVHYTAAHHYHPERAAFADFNPFWEFVSGPLNAGTFGPNALDMTFGPRVVYQKAPPAQNVSPLAGLQFFGQVDIDARTREMVVRLKDAAGGILFVQALRPD, encoded by the coding sequence ATGGACCGCAGGAATTTTCTCAAGGCAGCCGTAGCCGGCGGCGGAGCGCTGTTGGGCGGCGGGGGCATTGCCGGCCCGTCCTTGATCGTGCCGGACCGTCAGAGGCCGCAAGTGGCATCCGGCATCCAGATCGGCGATGTGGGCGCTGACAAGGCGATTATCTGGGCGCGCGCCGACCGCACGGCGCGCATGCTGGTGGAGTGGGATGTCAGCGAGCGCTTCGCCGATCCTCGCAAGCTGCGCGGGCCGTGGGCCACCGAGGCCACCGATTTCACCACCCGCATCGATCTGAGCGGCTTGCCGGCCGGCGAGCAGCTGTTCGTCCGCGTGCGCTACGAGGACGCCGCTTCGCCGCGGGCGCTGTCCGAGTCGCTGCTGGGCCGTTTCCGCACGGCACCGCGGCAGCCGCGCGACTTGCGCTTCGTCTGGTCCGGCGACACCGCCGGCCAGGGCTTCGGCATCAATCCGGATTGGGGCGGCATGCGCATCTATGAAACCATGCGCCGGCAGCAGCCGGATTTCTTCGTCCACTGCGGCGACACCATCTACGCCGACGGTCCGATGGCCGCCGAAATGACGGTGGAAGAAGGGAAAATATGGCGCAACCTGATCACGCCGGAAGTGAGCAAGGTGGCGGAGACGCTGGACGAATACCGCGGCCGCTATCGCTACAACCTGCTGGATGACAATGTGCGGCGGTTCGCCGCCGAAGTGCCGCAGATCTGGCAATGGGACGACCACGAGGTGGTCAATAACTGGTCGGGCAGCAAGAATCTGGCCGACGACGCCCGCTACCTTGAGAAGAGCATAGGCGTGCTGCAGGCCCGCGCGACGCGCGCTTTCATGGAGTACGCGCCGCTGCGCCATTACGGCGATCGCGACAGCGAGCGGGTATACCGCCGGCTGCCGCAGGGGCCGCTGCTGGACGTGTTCGTGGTGGACATGCGCAGTTATCGCGACCCCAACGGCGCCAATTTGCAAGCGGAGGGCGAGCCGGGCGGCAGCTTCATGGGGCGGGAGCAGCTGCAATGGCTGCTGGAGGGGCTGAAGTCGTCGCGCGCGGTGTGGAAGGCGGTGATGGCGGACATGCCGCTGGCGCTGCTGGTGGGAGACGGCAAGAACGCCGACGGCGGCCCGCGTTGGGAGGCGATGGCCAACGGCGATCCCGGGCAGCCGCGCGGGCGCGAGCTGGAGCTGGCTTGGCTGTTGCGGGAGATCAAGCGCCAGGGCATCCGCAACGTGGTCTGGTTCACCGCCGATGTCCATTACACCGCGGCTCACCATTATCACCCGGAACGGGCGGCGTTCGCCGATTTCAATCCGTTCTGGGAGTTTGTGTCCGGCCCGCTCAATGCGGGAACGTTCGGGCCGAATGCGCTGGATATGACCTTCGGCCCCAGAGTCGTGTATCAGAAAGCGCCGCCTGCGCAGAATGTCTCGCCGCTGGCGGGGCTGCAGTTTTTCGGCCAGGTGGATATTGATGCGCGCACGCGAGAAATGGTGGTCCGATTGAAGGATGCGGCTGGTGGAATCTTGTTTGTCCAGGCGCTGAGGCCTGATTGA
- a CDS encoding NAD(P)/FAD-dependent oxidoreductase, protein MLRISELKLPLDHTPEELASAISDFLKVPAADVRSFTVFKRSYDARKGVMSLVYIIDVDVANEDKLFARFKGDRRVASTPDTNYYYVAQAPENLKSRPVVVGFGPCGIFAALILAQMGFKPIVLERGKEVRQRTKDTWGLWRKSELNTESNVQYGEGGAGTFSDGKLYSQIKDPRHLGRKVLTEFVKAGAPEEILYLARPHIGTFRLVSMVENMRAEIIELGGEIRFEQRVDDLILDGDRVRGVKLADGGEVLSDHVVLALGHSARDTFQMLERRGVYMEAKPFSVGVRIEHPQSLIDQARWGKYAGHPLLGAADYKLVHHAGNGRAVYSFCMCPGGTVVAATSEEKRVVTNGMSQYSRNERNANSGFVVSISPEVDYPGGPLAGLDFQRELESKAYELGGGGYFAPAQLLGDFMAGKASTQLGSVEPSYKPGVTMTDLARILPDFCVEAMREAIPHFARQIRGYDLHDAVLTGLETRTSSPLRITRGDDGQSLNIKGLFPAGEGAGYAGGILSAGVDGIKVAEAVAKAMLAG, encoded by the coding sequence ATGTTGCGCATTTCCGAACTGAAGTTGCCCTTGGACCATACGCCGGAGGAGCTGGCGTCCGCCATTTCCGATTTTTTGAAAGTGCCAGCGGCCGACGTTCGAAGCTTTACTGTGTTCAAACGCAGCTACGACGCGCGCAAGGGCGTGATGAGCCTGGTTTACATCATCGATGTCGATGTGGCCAATGAAGACAAGCTGTTCGCCCGCTTCAAGGGCGATCGCCGGGTAGCGTCCACTCCGGATACCAACTACTACTATGTCGCCCAGGCGCCGGAAAATCTCAAATCCCGGCCCGTTGTCGTCGGCTTCGGCCCCTGCGGCATTTTCGCCGCGCTGATCCTGGCCCAGATGGGCTTCAAGCCCATCGTGCTGGAGCGCGGCAAGGAAGTGCGCCAGCGCACCAAGGACACCTGGGGCCTGTGGCGCAAGAGCGAGCTCAATACCGAGTCCAATGTGCAATACGGCGAGGGCGGCGCCGGCACCTTCTCCGACGGCAAACTGTACAGCCAGATCAAGGACCCGCGCCATTTGGGCCGCAAGGTGCTGACCGAGTTCGTCAAGGCCGGCGCGCCGGAGGAAATCCTTTACCTGGCCCGTCCGCACATCGGCACTTTCCGCCTGGTTTCCATGGTGGAGAACATGCGCGCCGAAATCATCGAGCTGGGCGGCGAAATCCGTTTCGAGCAGCGCGTGGACGACCTGATCCTGGACGGCGATCGCGTGCGCGGCGTCAAGCTGGCGGATGGCGGCGAAGTGCTGAGCGACCACGTGGTGCTGGCGCTCGGCCACAGCGCGCGCGACACCTTCCAGATGCTGGAGAGGCGCGGCGTCTACATGGAAGCCAAACCGTTTTCGGTAGGCGTCCGCATCGAGCATCCGCAATCGCTGATCGACCAGGCGCGCTGGGGCAAGTACGCCGGCCATCCGCTATTGGGCGCGGCGGACTACAAGCTGGTGCACCACGCCGGCAACGGCCGCGCGGTGTACAGCTTCTGCATGTGCCCGGGCGGCACCGTGGTGGCGGCCACTTCGGAAGAGAAGCGCGTGGTCACCAACGGCATGAGCCAGTATTCGCGTAATGAGCGCAACGCCAACTCCGGCTTCGTGGTCAGCATCTCGCCGGAAGTCGACTATCCGGGCGGCCCGCTGGCCGGCCTGGACTTCCAGCGAGAGCTGGAAAGCAAGGCGTATGAATTGGGCGGCGGCGGTTACTTCGCCCCGGCCCAGTTGCTGGGCGATTTCATGGCCGGCAAGGCGTCCACCCAGCTGGGCAGCGTGGAACCGTCTTACAAGCCGGGCGTGACCATGACCGATCTCGCGCGCATCCTGCCGGATTTCTGCGTGGAGGCGATGCGCGAGGCGATACCGCACTTCGCCCGCCAGATCCGCGGCTACGATCTGCACGACGCGGTGCTGACCGGCCTGGAAACCCGCACCAGTTCGCCGCTGCGCATCACCCGCGGCGACGATGGCCAGAGCCTGAACATCAAGGGCCTGTTCCCGGCGGGTGAGGGCGCGGGCTACGCCGGCGGCATTCTGTCGGCGGGTGTGGACGGCATCAAGGTGGCGGAGGCGGTGGCCAAGGCGATGTTGGCAGGCTAA
- a CDS encoding EAL domain-containing response regulator, protein MHQILVVDDDAVSQQFLVMVLQRLGYEGVVVACDGLDALIQLDAGDRLFDVIFCDLDMPRMDGIEFVRHLGERAFRGKLLISSGFDERVLESVAELARMYDLWLAGVLPKPINHLMLQRLIDQPPPEAQQLPSAMSLPSEDELRSGLDKGEIRPFFQPQVAVDSGEIRSVEILARWQHPRLGLIGPQQFIQLAEQSSLITELTLQLLRQAAATMDRLPSEKPLFMSINLSVESLNDIALVSQFERILNNSGFPFSRLTVEVTETGLMANPTRALELLTRLRLKGSRLAIDDFGTGFASMDRLSRIPFTELKIDKGFVIDAARNPTNLSIVRASAELGRQLALDVVAEGVATDSEWRLCQELGVEIAQGSFISPPIDAESFRRWLLKHRGAFRQPAPADLSDSR, encoded by the coding sequence ATGCACCAGATACTGGTCGTAGACGACGATGCCGTATCGCAGCAGTTTCTCGTGATGGTGTTGCAACGACTTGGCTATGAGGGCGTGGTGGTCGCCTGCGATGGGCTGGACGCGCTGATTCAACTGGATGCCGGCGACCGGCTATTCGATGTGATCTTCTGCGACCTCGACATGCCGCGCATGGACGGCATCGAGTTTGTCCGCCATCTGGGCGAGCGCGCATTCCGCGGCAAGCTGCTGATCTCGAGCGGCTTCGACGAACGGGTGCTGGAATCAGTGGCTGAGCTTGCCCGCATGTACGACCTGTGGCTGGCAGGCGTGCTGCCCAAGCCCATCAACCATCTGATGCTGCAACGCCTGATCGACCAGCCTCCGCCCGAGGCGCAGCAACTGCCGAGCGCCATGTCCCTGCCCAGCGAAGACGAACTGCGCTCCGGGCTAGACAAGGGAGAAATCCGCCCCTTCTTCCAACCTCAGGTCGCAGTGGACAGCGGCGAAATCCGATCCGTGGAGATTCTGGCTCGCTGGCAACACCCCAGGCTGGGTTTGATCGGCCCGCAACAATTCATCCAGTTGGCGGAGCAGTCCAGCCTGATCACCGAGTTGACCTTGCAGCTGTTGCGCCAGGCGGCTGCCACCATGGACCGGCTTCCCAGCGAAAAGCCGCTTTTCATGTCGATCAATCTCTCTGTCGAGTCGCTGAATGACATCGCCCTGGTTTCCCAATTCGAACGCATTCTCAACAACAGCGGCTTCCCGTTCAGCCGCCTGACCGTGGAAGTAACGGAAACGGGCCTGATGGCCAATCCCACCCGAGCGCTGGAGCTGCTGACCCGCTTGCGGCTGAAAGGCTCCAGGCTGGCGATAGACGATTTCGGCACAGGCTTCGCCAGCATGGATCGGCTTTCGCGCATTCCCTTTACCGAGTTGAAAATAGACAAGGGTTTCGTCATCGATGCCGCCCGCAACCCCACCAATCTCTCCATTGTCCGCGCCAGCGCCGAACTGGGCCGCCAGCTTGCCCTGGATGTCGTCGCCGAAGGCGTGGCCACCGATTCGGAATGGAGGCTGTGCCAAGAGCTGGGCGTGGAAATCGCCCAGGGCTCTTTCATTTCGCCACCGATAGACGCCGAGAGTTTCCGTCGTTGGCTGTTGAAGCACCGCGGCGCTTTCCGCCAGCCAGCCCCCGCCGACCTTTCCGATAGCCGTTGA
- a CDS encoding ATP-binding protein, translating into MTQAKGQSTSWRMLVAIGATLVCVFAGVAYIQHRQSQVLTSAVLYQDDNIIWAYFQLEAENLHLQSALHEAQHQQITPDQLQQRYDIFVSRIGIIRGGEYRTLLQDQPLYLAMQSRLDAFIRQGDAYFSANASAHDPARLGRLERIAASLAGGLHDLSLQANQAGAQQVDNRNRTMQQYIAVSNWLMAFEWVLIFGFGFTVIRQLRQLDKRRLALETLTGSLEEARRQAEAGSLAKSAFLANMSHEIRTPLNGVLGMLALLADSHPSASQANYIRTAEESARHLLLLLNDVLDASKLESGKLELAPVTCNLAYLLRQISNLMSAQAQAKGLMLSLEMASAIPEWVELDPTRLRQILLNLLSNAVKFTEHGGVTIHASSSPGELPGTAQLLLVVTDTGIGMDQATIAKLFKRFSQGDGSTARQFGGSGLGLEISQSLALLMGGGISVNSVPGQGSCFQLTLPLRVIPAPEAPPETIEPAAYHAALGRPLRILVVDDNAVNRKYLQALLERLNQQPTLASDGLEALSLAAGQPFDLVLMDLHMPGMDGAETARRLRAEAQTPKMPIIALTADAFPETRQQMLSQGLDDFLTKPLGRDQLLAVLQKLYPPEASAAPQAREEPALDARTISDFIELLSEAQYRQLVEQYFAGHQESIRQLQSNQQQPDRESLFHLAHGLKGGAVTLGFASLARRCLELEQQAVQSSCAPAQQIAQVIAQFHATRQACVAQGHLRCEVD; encoded by the coding sequence ATGACCCAGGCAAAAGGCCAATCCACCTCTTGGCGCATGCTGGTCGCCATTGGCGCCACTCTGGTTTGCGTGTTCGCCGGCGTCGCCTACATTCAGCATCGCCAGTCGCAAGTATTGACCAGCGCCGTGCTGTACCAGGACGACAACATCATCTGGGCCTATTTCCAGCTGGAGGCGGAGAATCTGCATCTGCAAAGCGCGCTGCACGAGGCCCAGCATCAACAAATCACGCCGGACCAGCTACAGCAGCGCTACGACATTTTCGTCAGCCGCATCGGCATCATCCGCGGCGGCGAATATCGCACTCTGCTGCAGGACCAACCCCTGTATCTGGCGATGCAAAGTCGGCTGGATGCCTTCATTCGCCAGGGCGACGCCTATTTCAGCGCCAACGCCTCTGCCCACGACCCCGCGCGGTTGGGCAGGCTGGAGAGGATAGCGGCCTCGCTGGCCGGCGGCCTGCACGACTTGTCGCTGCAGGCCAACCAAGCAGGCGCCCAGCAGGTGGACAATCGCAACCGCACCATGCAGCAATACATCGCCGTCAGCAACTGGCTGATGGCTTTCGAATGGGTGCTGATCTTCGGCTTCGGCTTCACGGTTATCCGGCAGCTCCGCCAGTTGGACAAGCGCAGGCTGGCGCTGGAAACCCTGACCGGCAGCCTGGAGGAGGCTCGTCGCCAGGCAGAAGCAGGCAGTCTCGCCAAAAGCGCCTTTCTCGCCAATATGAGCCATGAAATCCGGACCCCGCTAAACGGCGTGCTGGGCATGCTGGCGCTGCTGGCGGACAGCCATCCCAGCGCCAGCCAGGCCAATTACATTCGCACAGCGGAGGAATCCGCGCGTCACTTGCTGCTGTTGCTGAACGACGTGCTGGACGCCAGCAAGCTTGAGTCCGGCAAGCTGGAGCTCGCCCCCGTCACCTGCAACCTGGCCTACCTGCTGCGGCAGATTTCCAATCTGATGAGCGCCCAGGCTCAGGCAAAGGGACTGATGCTGAGCCTGGAGATGGCCTCGGCGATCCCTGAGTGGGTGGAACTGGACCCCACCCGGCTGCGGCAGATTTTGCTCAACTTGCTGAGCAACGCCGTCAAATTCACAGAACATGGCGGCGTCACCATCCACGCCTCTTCGTCACCGGGAGAGCTCCCCGGCACCGCCCAGCTCTTGCTGGTGGTGACAGACACCGGCATTGGCATGGACCAAGCCACCATCGCCAAACTATTCAAGCGCTTCTCTCAGGGAGACGGTTCCACCGCCCGCCAGTTCGGAGGCAGCGGGTTGGGGCTGGAAATCTCGCAAAGCCTGGCCCTGCTGATGGGCGGCGGCATTTCGGTCAACAGCGTGCCGGGACAAGGCAGCTGTTTTCAGCTGACCTTGCCGCTGCGGGTCATCCCCGCCCCCGAGGCGCCGCCGGAAACGATCGAACCCGCCGCCTACCACGCCGCGCTGGGCCGGCCGCTGCGCATCCTGGTGGTGGACGACAACGCAGTGAATCGCAAGTATCTGCAAGCCCTGCTTGAGCGTTTGAATCAACAGCCCACGCTGGCCTCCGATGGACTCGAGGCATTGAGCCTGGCCGCCGGACAACCATTCGATCTGGTGCTGATGGATTTGCACATGCCCGGCATGGATGGCGCGGAAACCGCGCGCCGGCTGCGCGCCGAAGCGCAGACGCCCAAGATGCCCATCATCGCGTTGACGGCGGACGCCTTTCCCGAAACGCGCCAGCAAATGCTGAGCCAAGGGCTGGATGATTTCCTGACAAAACCCCTGGGCCGCGACCAATTGCTGGCTGTCCTGCAAAAGTTGTACCCGCCGGAAGCCAGCGCCGCGCCTCAGGCCAGAGAAGAGCCCGCGCTTGACGCGCGGACCATATCGGACTTCATCGAATTGCTGTCGGAGGCGCAATACCGCCAATTGGTGGAGCAATACTTCGCCGGCCATCAGGAGTCTATCCGTCAGCTGCAATCCAATCAGCAGCAGCCTGACAGGGAAAGTTTGTTCCATCTGGCCCACGGCTTGAAGGGAGGCGCGGTGACGCTGGGGTTCGCCAGCTTGGCCCGGCGCTGCCTGGAGCTGGAGCAGCAAGCGGTGCAGTCCAGTTGCGCGCCGGCCCAGCAGATCGCTCAGGTGATCGCCCAATTTCACGCCACCAGGCAGGCCTGCGTCGCGCAAGGACATCTGCGCTGCGAAGTGGATTAG